A window of Bradyrhizobium sp. AZCC 1610 contains these coding sequences:
- a CDS encoding patatin-like phospholipase family protein — MGQVAKDNVEIGVVLQGGGALGAYEFGAMIALLELMDEIDVPGRTVRLTAVTGVSIGAINAACVVGAKDRADARDRLRSLWSDLSLDAPSYWWAAASRNLALFGVPGFYMPRRDIWNFFNWTNFYDTDPMLGTLKKHVDFASLNASKTRFVVTAVDVSSGELIRFRNHPRENETKMEIGPRHVLASGSLPPGFPAIAFPDASFWDGGVIDNTPLGDAIDAFSGSNDVDRILVVMNLFRKKRAPPTSMIEVNDRLSELRYGNRLRQDSANANTINQLLETIDALAVVVPAGSLDPSLEKRVHDAARFKTLNAITDIDLTDPDLMEKAGLSLSSDESGSFRDFSAAGVKRRHDIGYRLAQLKLQELFETHGLLPARH, encoded by the coding sequence ATGGGACAGGTCGCAAAGGACAACGTCGAAATCGGAGTGGTGCTGCAGGGCGGAGGCGCGCTCGGCGCCTACGAGTTCGGCGCGATGATTGCGTTGCTTGAACTGATGGACGAAATCGACGTTCCGGGCAGGACCGTGCGATTGACTGCGGTAACCGGGGTTTCGATTGGCGCGATCAATGCGGCTTGCGTCGTCGGCGCCAAGGACCGGGCCGACGCGCGGGATCGCTTGCGGTCGCTGTGGTCCGATCTGTCGCTCGACGCGCCGAGTTATTGGTGGGCAGCCGCAAGCCGCAATCTCGCATTGTTCGGAGTGCCCGGCTTTTATATGCCACGCCGCGATATCTGGAATTTCTTCAACTGGACTAATTTCTACGACACCGATCCAATGCTCGGAACGCTGAAAAAGCATGTCGATTTCGCTTCGTTGAATGCCAGCAAGACCCGTTTTGTCGTCACCGCGGTCGATGTGTCCTCCGGCGAGTTGATCCGTTTCCGCAACCATCCGCGCGAGAATGAAACAAAGATGGAGATCGGGCCGCGCCATGTACTGGCGAGCGGCAGTCTGCCGCCCGGGTTTCCGGCCATCGCGTTCCCCGATGCGAGCTTCTGGGATGGCGGTGTCATCGACAACACGCCGCTCGGCGACGCCATCGATGCATTTTCCGGATCCAATGATGTCGATCGCATTCTGGTCGTGATGAATCTGTTTCGCAAGAAGCGCGCACCGCCGACAAGCATGATCGAAGTGAACGATCGCCTGAGCGAGCTGCGCTACGGCAATCGGCTCCGTCAGGATAGTGCGAATGCGAATACCATCAACCAGCTATTGGAGACAATCGACGCTCTCGCGGTTGTCGTCCCTGCGGGCTCGCTCGATCCGTCGCTCGAGAAGCGGGTTCATGATGCCGCGCGCTTCAAGACACTCAACGCGATCACCGACATTGATCTGACCGATCCCGACCTCATGGAGAAAGCCGGTCTCTCGCTGTCCTCCGACGAGTCCGGATCCTTTCGCGATTTCTCCGCCGCAGGCGTCAAGCGGCGTCATGATATCGGATATCGGCTTGCCCAACTGAAGTTGCAAGAATTGTTCGAAACACACGGCCTGCTGCCGGCGCGCCACTGA
- a CDS encoding urease subunit beta gives MIPGELFIKDGEIELNAGRKTVTLSVANTGDRPIQVGSHYHFFETNPALKFDRRKARGMRLDIAAGTAVRFEPGQTRDVQLVALAGKRVIYGFRGEVQGKL, from the coding sequence ATGATCCCCGGCGAACTCTTCATCAAGGACGGCGAGATCGAACTCAACGCGGGCCGCAAGACGGTGACCCTCTCCGTGGCCAATACCGGCGACCGTCCGATCCAGGTCGGCTCGCACTACCACTTCTTCGAAACCAACCCGGCACTGAAATTCGACCGCAGGAAAGCCCGCGGCATGCGGCTCGATATCGCTGCCGGCACCGCGGTGCGGTTCGAGCCGGGCCAGACCCGCGACGTCCAACTGGTGGCGCTCGCCGGCAAACGCGTGATCTACGGCTTTCGCGGCGAGGTGCAGGGGAAACTCTGA
- a CDS encoding urease subunit gamma, with amino-acid sequence MNLSPREKDKLLISMAAMVARRRLERGVKLNHPEAIAIISDFIVEGARDGRTVAELMQSGAQVITRAQCMDGIPEMIHDIQVEATFPDGTKLVTVHEPIR; translated from the coding sequence ATGAATCTCTCCCCCCGCGAAAAGGACAAGCTCTTGATTTCGATGGCGGCCATGGTGGCACGCCGCAGGCTGGAGCGCGGCGTCAAGCTCAACCACCCCGAGGCGATCGCGATCATCTCCGACTTCATCGTCGAAGGCGCACGCGACGGCCGCACGGTGGCCGAGTTGATGCAATCCGGCGCGCAGGTCATCACCCGCGCGCAATGCATGGACGGCATCCCGGAGATGATCCACGACATCCAGGTCGAGGCAACATTTCCGGATGGGACGAAGCTTGTCACCGTGCATGAGCCGATCAGGTAG
- a CDS encoding urease accessory protein UreD, with the protein MRTDSTRASSATFAANRAQGAVRFGVHLQDGVTRRGDLHESGSLRVRFPSPEQEGLSGVFVNTAGGIAGGDRFDIDIAAGEGARLTLTTAAAEKVYRAAGPAAQLNIALKAAAGAHLSWLPQETILFDRARIIRRIDIDMAADASLLLCEIVVFGRAAMGEKMLHGEFVDRWRLRRGGRFVFAETIRLDGDIGEKLARPAIAKGGVAIGTALIVPGDQALVERIREASETFGGEVGISCWNGFAMARFCAQDAARLRADMMAVLGRASGVALPRLWLN; encoded by the coding sequence ATGCGGACCGATAGCACGCGCGCGAGTTCAGCGACGTTCGCAGCCAACCGGGCCCAGGGCGCGGTGCGGTTCGGCGTGCATCTTCAGGACGGCGTCACCCGCCGCGGCGATCTGCATGAATCCGGCTCGCTGCGCGTGCGCTTTCCTTCCCCTGAGCAGGAGGGGCTGTCCGGCGTGTTCGTCAACACGGCCGGCGGCATTGCCGGTGGCGATCGTTTCGATATCGATATCGCGGCAGGCGAGGGAGCGCGGCTGACGCTGACGACAGCGGCGGCCGAAAAGGTCTATCGCGCGGCCGGGCCCGCCGCGCAGCTCAATATCGCGTTGAAGGCGGCAGCAGGCGCTCATCTCTCATGGCTCCCCCAGGAGACCATCCTGTTCGACCGGGCGCGGATTATCAGGCGCATCGACATCGACATGGCGGCGGACGCCTCGCTTCTGCTCTGCGAAATCGTGGTGTTCGGCCGCGCGGCGATGGGCGAAAAGATGCTGCACGGCGAGTTCGTCGATCGCTGGCGCCTGCGTCGCGGCGGTCGCTTCGTGTTTGCGGAAACCATCCGGCTCGACGGCGACATCGGCGAAAAACTGGCGCGCCCGGCCATCGCCAAGGGTGGCGTTGCCATCGGCACCGCGCTGATCGTGCCGGGTGACCAGGCGCTGGTGGAGCGGATCCGCGAGGCATCGGAAACGTTCGGCGGCGAGGTCGGTATCTCCTGCTGGAATGGATTTGCAATGGCCCGTTTCTGTGCCCAAGATGCGGCCCGGCTTCGCGCCGATATGATGGCAGTGCTCGGCCGCGCCAGCGGCGTGGCGCTGCCAAGGCTTTGGCTCAATTAG
- the urtE gene encoding urea ABC transporter ATP-binding subunit UrtE: MLKVDNISLYYGAAQALRGVSLSAEPGKVTCVLGRNGVGKTSLLRAMVGQYPIASGSIALEGNDITGLKPYERARRGIGFVPQGREIFPLLTVEENLRTGFGPLKREDRHIPDDVFSLFPVLNTMLGRRGGDLSGGQQQQLAIGRALVMRPKLLLLDEPTEGIQPSIIKDIGRAITYLRSLGNMAIVLVEQYLDFACELGDNFAVMDRGAVKYACDRANLDPAEISRQMAL, translated from the coding sequence ATGCTGAAGGTCGACAATATCAGCCTTTACTACGGCGCAGCCCAGGCGCTGCGCGGCGTCTCGCTATCCGCCGAGCCGGGCAAGGTGACCTGCGTGCTTGGCCGCAACGGCGTCGGCAAGACCTCGCTGCTGCGCGCGATGGTCGGGCAGTACCCGATCGCCAGCGGCTCGATCGCGCTGGAGGGTAACGACATCACCGGTCTTAAGCCTTACGAGCGCGCACGGCGCGGCATCGGCTTCGTGCCGCAGGGGCGCGAGATCTTTCCGTTGCTGACGGTGGAGGAAAATCTGAGGACCGGCTTCGGGCCGCTCAAGCGTGAAGACCGCCATATCCCTGACGACGTGTTCTCACTGTTTCCGGTGCTGAACACGATGCTGGGCCGGCGCGGCGGCGACCTTTCCGGCGGCCAGCAGCAGCAGCTTGCGATCGGCCGGGCGCTGGTGATGCGGCCAAAGCTGTTGCTATTGGACGAGCCGACCGAGGGCATTCAGCCCTCGATCATCAAGGACATCGGCCGCGCCATCACCTATCTGCGCAGCCTCGGCAACATGGCGATCGTGCTGGTCGAACAATATCTCGACTTTGCCTGCGAGCTCGGCGACAATTTTGCGGTCATGGACCGCGGCGCGGTGAAATATGCCTGCGACCGCGCCAACCTCGATCCTGCCGAGATCAGCCGCCAGATGGCGCTGTAA
- the urtD gene encoding urea ABC transporter ATP-binding protein UrtD, protein MSVMEGRTTSALLYLDGVHVSFDGFHAINNLSLTLEPGEMRAIIGPNGAGKTTMMDIITGKTKPDEGTVLFDGITDLTRLDETRIAELGIGRKFQKPTVFESQTIEDNLLLALNVDHSVKGTLFWRGSRDEAERIDRVLETIRLTDARNRLAGSLSHGQKQWLEIGMLLAQDPKLLLVDEPVAGMTDVETHQTAELLKEINKEKTVMVVEHDMTFVRELGVKVTCLHEGTVLAEGTIDQVSANERVIEVYLGR, encoded by the coding sequence ATGAGCGTCATGGAGGGAAGGACCACTTCCGCGCTGCTCTATCTCGACGGCGTGCACGTCTCGTTCGACGGCTTTCACGCCATCAACAATCTGTCGCTGACGCTCGAGCCCGGCGAGATGCGCGCCATCATCGGCCCCAACGGCGCCGGCAAGACCACGATGATGGACATCATCACCGGCAAGACCAAGCCGGACGAGGGCACGGTGCTGTTCGACGGCATCACTGACCTGACGCGGCTCGACGAAACCCGCATCGCCGAACTCGGCATTGGCCGCAAGTTCCAGAAGCCGACGGTGTTCGAGAGCCAGACCATCGAGGACAATCTCCTGTTGGCGCTCAATGTCGATCACAGCGTCAAGGGCACGCTGTTCTGGCGCGGCAGCAGGGACGAAGCCGAGCGGATCGACCGCGTGCTGGAAACCATCCGCCTGACCGATGCACGCAATAGATTGGCAGGGAGCCTGTCGCACGGCCAGAAGCAATGGTTGGAGATCGGCATGCTGCTGGCGCAGGATCCAAAACTGCTTCTGGTCGACGAGCCGGTCGCCGGGATGACTGACGTCGAGACCCATCAGACCGCGGAGCTCTTGAAGGAAATCAACAAGGAAAAGACGGTCATGGTCGTCGAGCATGACATGACCTTCGTCCGCGAACTCGGCGTCAAGGTCACCTGCCTGCATGAAGGCACGGTGCTGGCGGAAGGGACCATCGATCAGGTCTCGGCGAACGAGCGGGTGATTGAAGTGTATTTGGGGCGCTGA
- the urtC gene encoding urea ABC transporter permease subunit UrtC translates to MTPHVLTRSLDRSATIFLVVVAALGVLIPLSNLLLPASSMFQVPTYLVALFGKYACYAILALSIDLIWGYCGILSLGHGAFFALGGYAMGMYLMRQIGSRGVYGNPVLPDFMVFLNYPELPWYWYGFDMFWLAALMVLVVPGLLAFCFGWLAFRSRVTGVYLSIITQAMTYALLLAFFRNDFGFGGNNGLTDFKDILGFNVQADGTRAALFALSCLALILAFLICRAVVTSKLGKVLIAIRDAESRTRFLGYRVESYKLFVFTLSACMAGVAGALYVPQVGIINPSEFAPGNSIEAVIWVAVGGRGTLVGAALGAVVVNYAKTYFTSGPLAPYWLFMLGALFILVTLLLPKGIVGTFTAWRESRKATQAANAESAAREDGVGEPNPAE, encoded by the coding sequence ATGACGCCGCACGTGCTGACGCGTTCGCTCGATCGCAGCGCCACTATCTTCCTCGTCGTCGTCGCCGCGCTCGGCGTGCTGATCCCGCTGTCGAACCTGCTGTTGCCGGCGAGCTCGATGTTCCAGGTGCCGACCTATCTGGTCGCGCTGTTCGGCAAATACGCCTGCTACGCCATTCTCGCGCTCTCGATCGATCTGATCTGGGGCTATTGCGGCATTCTCTCGCTCGGCCACGGCGCCTTCTTCGCGCTCGGCGGCTACGCGATGGGCATGTACCTGATGCGCCAGATCGGCAGCCGCGGCGTCTATGGCAATCCGGTCCTGCCCGATTTCATGGTGTTCCTGAATTATCCAGAGCTGCCGTGGTACTGGTACGGTTTTGATATGTTCTGGCTCGCAGCGCTGATGGTGCTGGTCGTCCCGGGCCTGTTGGCGTTCTGCTTCGGCTGGCTGGCGTTCCGCTCCCGTGTCACCGGCGTCTATCTCTCGATCATCACGCAGGCGATGACCTATGCGCTGCTGCTGGCGTTCTTCCGCAACGACTTCGGCTTCGGCGGCAATAACGGCCTCACCGACTTCAAGGACATCCTCGGCTTCAATGTGCAGGCCGACGGCACCCGCGCCGCTCTGTTCGCGCTGAGCTGCCTGGCGCTGATCCTGGCCTTCCTGATCTGCCGTGCGGTGGTGACCTCGAAACTCGGCAAGGTCTTGATCGCGATCCGCGACGCCGAATCCCGCACACGCTTCCTCGGTTACCGCGTCGAATCCTACAAGCTGTTCGTGTTCACCCTGTCGGCCTGCATGGCCGGCGTTGCCGGCGCGCTCTATGTTCCGCAGGTCGGCATCATCAATCCGAGCGAGTTCGCGCCAGGCAATTCCATCGAGGCGGTGATCTGGGTCGCCGTCGGTGGCCGTGGCACGCTGGTCGGCGCTGCGCTTGGCGCCGTCGTCGTCAACTATGCAAAGACCTACTTCACGTCGGGCCCGCTGGCGCCGTACTGGCTGTTCATGCTGGGCGCGCTGTTCATCCTGGTGACGCTGCTGCTGCCGAAGGGCATCGTCGGCACCTTCACCGCCTGGCGCGAGTCACGCAAGGCAACGCAAGCGGCCAATGCCGAAAGCGCCGCGCGCGAAGACGGCGTCGGCGAACCGAACCCGGCGGAGTGA
- the urtB gene encoding urea ABC transporter permease subunit UrtB, with protein sequence MLLTAAFAVPALAGPFEDAVAKFANDDFSDTDEAIGAVAVSGNPLAFPIISALQEGRLSADPDTKKVFVTQDDGKIIDAATGAAVDKLPDNAAAVRLNNRLRRAVEAALGGLTLASPDPAKRIAAAQSVFKSHEESALAVIDGALAKETNKGAKAAFTEARAAILLYKGDATEVEKLEAVAIVKAKGDQEAMALLTGLGSDVPPNVARAAASAIASIQSNLAMWSMVQNAWYGLSLGSVLLLAAIGLAITFGVMGVINMAHGEMVMLGAYTTFVVQEVIRTRYPDLFDYSLLIAVPLAFLVAGAIGVLIERGIIRFLYGRPLETLLATWGLSLVLQQAVRTMFGPTNREVGNPSWMSGAFELGQITITYNRLWILCFTLAVFVILLAMLRYTALGLEMRAVTQNRRMAASMGIATSRVDALTFGLGSGIAGIAGVALSQIDNVSPNLGQSYIIDSFMVVVFGGVGNLWGTLVGAFTLGIANKFLEPVAGAVLGKIAILVLIILFIQKRPRGLFALKGRAVEA encoded by the coding sequence ATCCTTTTGACTGCAGCTTTCGCCGTGCCGGCGCTGGCGGGGCCGTTCGAGGATGCGGTCGCCAAATTCGCCAATGATGATTTTTCCGACACCGACGAGGCGATCGGCGCGGTCGCTGTCTCGGGCAATCCGCTGGCCTTTCCCATCATCAGCGCGCTGCAGGAAGGCCGGCTGTCGGCCGATCCTGATACCAAGAAGGTTTTCGTCACCCAAGACGACGGCAAGATCATCGATGCCGCCACCGGCGCTGCCGTCGACAAGCTGCCCGACAACGCCGCCGCCGTCCGTCTCAACAACCGCCTGCGCCGCGCCGTGGAGGCAGCCCTCGGTGGCCTGACCCTGGCGTCGCCCGATCCCGCCAAGCGCATTGCGGCTGCGCAGTCGGTGTTCAAGAGCCATGAGGAGAGCGCACTGGCCGTCATCGACGGCGCGCTCGCCAAGGAAACCAACAAGGGCGCCAAGGCGGCCTTCACCGAGGCCCGCGCGGCGATCCTGCTCTACAAGGGCGACGCGACCGAGGTGGAAAAGCTCGAAGCCGTCGCCATCGTCAAGGCGAAGGGCGACCAGGAAGCGATGGCGCTACTGACCGGATTGGGCAGTGACGTGCCGCCCAACGTCGCGCGCGCCGCGGCCAGCGCGATCGCCTCGATCCAGAGCAATCTGGCGATGTGGTCGATGGTGCAGAATGCCTGGTACGGCCTCTCGCTGGGCTCGGTGCTGCTGCTCGCCGCGATCGGGCTAGCGATCACCTTCGGCGTCATGGGCGTCATCAACATGGCCCATGGCGAGATGGTGATGTTAGGGGCCTACACCACCTTCGTGGTGCAGGAAGTGATCCGCACCCGCTATCCCGACCTGTTCGACTATTCGCTCTTGATCGCGGTGCCGCTGGCTTTTCTGGTGGCAGGGGCCATCGGCGTCCTGATCGAGCGCGGCATCATCCGCTTTCTCTATGGCCGCCCGCTGGAAACGCTGCTCGCGACCTGGGGCCTCTCGCTGGTGCTGCAGCAGGCCGTGCGCACGATGTTCGGCCCGACTAACCGCGAGGTCGGCAATCCCTCCTGGATGAGCGGCGCGTTCGAACTCGGGCAGATCACCATCACCTATAACCGGCTCTGGATCCTCTGCTTCACGCTGGCCGTCTTCGTCATCCTGCTCGCGATGCTGCGCTACACCGCGCTCGGGCTCGAGATGCGCGCGGTCACTCAAAATCGCCGCATGGCGGCTTCGATGGGCATTGCCACCTCGCGCGTCGATGCGCTCACCTTCGGCCTCGGCTCGGGGATCGCCGGCATCGCCGGCGTGGCGCTGTCGCAGATCGACAATGTCAGCCCCAACCTCGGGCAGAGCTACATCATCGATTCCTTCATGGTGGTGGTGTTCGGCGGTGTCGGTAATCTCTGGGGCACGCTGGTCGGCGCCTTCACGCTCGGCATCGCCAACAAGTTCCTGGAGCCGGTGGCAGGCGCCGTCCTCGGCAAGATCGCCATTCTGGTGCTGATCATCCTGTTCATCCAGAAGCGGCCGCGCGGCCTGTTCGCGCTCAAGGGCCGGGCGGTGGAAGCATGA